From one Anguilla rostrata isolate EN2019 chromosome 12, ASM1855537v3, whole genome shotgun sequence genomic stretch:
- the LOC135236545 gene encoding F-box only protein 40-like has product MGRQKKAVAGQHAHCETCFSRRCTVPVEISVSCPVASCRLLCGAVFHACKQEEHQLLCPLEKVPCLNAASGCPFALTRRRLARHLERCPASVVTCSLDWNRWPVAESDGALYGNLLQGSRAEEPLDLSMAVRDQALLFRSLKMEALFPELMEREEKPVLPEEVQGAVGGGASVGVGVASASPEGALEHGIADTQELTQEERDAIAKNREVAGVENYASWEAIFSKEWRSCQQTAKNLGNDPKASEGKEQTTPMSKQAENGERATGRHGRDSTSAADVAKTGLAPWQDGVLERLGKEVNAAEYNMYLVHHGSMLIRFGQLAACTPKERDFVYGGLEPAEVQTVRTFNVPYSYKAKRNHLRDPSTRAKREDKGVDTPRWEGTAPQKDEVEMTLLCSLEKELRGHAVSESVGTDGLFVDVGTQTYAFPSSPFRAGASLADVVADRAPGLHLQIQAESVTRRHNRSTSAFTFLCGHAFRRDEFPAHFRNAHSDIQSCLSGWFEQRCPLAYLGCTYSQKRFRPASHGATVTYDPDAGAFNLRPDVPTTLPEDPKDGRPDRKGSARNPESLGDLPFEILRHVAGFLDGFSLSQLARTSRLLRDVCATLLQERGMVSLRWERSTDSHGGSSWRCRQKVWQFSSLFSPVERWTFDRTPSMSEHLKACPFYRTEERSEPFALVGLSDRQEQDGEQKSLVRTLLANRRHRP; this is encoded by the exons ATG GGCAGGCAGAAGAAGGCCGTTGCCGGGCAGCACGCTCACTGCGAGACGTGCTTCAGCCGGCGCTGCACGGTTCCCGTGGAGATCTCCGTTTCCTGTCCGGTCGCCAGCTGCCGCCTCCTCTGCGGCGCGGTCTTCCACGCGTGCAAGCAGGAGGAGCACCAGCTGCTGTGCCCGCTGGAGAAGGTGCCCTGCCTCAACGCCGCCAGCGGCTGCCCCTTCGCCCTGACCCGCCGCCGGCTGGCCCGGCACCTGGAGCGGTGTCCCGCCAGCGTGGTCACCTGCTCCCTGGACTGGAACCGCTGGCCCGTGGCGGAGAGCGACGGCGCCCTCTACGGGAACCTTCTGCAGGGCTCCCGGGCCGAGGAGCCGCTGGACCTGTCCATGGCCGTGCGGGACCAGGCGCTGCTCTTCCGCTCGCTGAAGATGGAGGCTCTGTTTCCCGAgctgatggagagggaggagaagccCGTCCTCCCCGAGGAGGTCCAGGGAgcagtggggggcggggccagcgtgggcgtgggcgtggcctctgCGAGCCCGGAGGGGGCGCTGGAGCACGGGATCGCCGATACGCAGGAGCTCACGCAGGAGGAGCGCGACGCTATCGCCAAAAACAGGGAGGTGGCCGGCGTCGAGAACTATGCGTCGTGGGAAGCCATTTTCAGCAAGGAATGGAGAAGCTGCCAACAGACGGCTAAGAACCTGGGAAACGATCCGAAAGCCAGCGAGGGAAAAGAGCAGACCACTCCGATGAGCAAACAGGCCGAGAACGGGGAACGCGCCACGGGACGCCACGGAAGGGACAGCACCAGCGCCGCCGACGTCGCCAAGACGGGCCTCGCCCCGTGGCAAGACGGAGTCCTGGAGAGGCTGGGGAAGGAGGTCAACGCAGCGGAATACAACATGTACctggtgcatcatgggagcATGCTGATTCGCTTCGGCCAGCTGGCCGCCTGCACGCCCAAAGAGAGGGACTTCGTCTACGGGGGCCTGGAGCCCGCGGAGGTCCAAACCGTCCGAACGTTCAACGTCCCGTACAGCTACAAAGCCAAGCGCAACCACCTCCGGGACCCCTCCACCAGAGCCAAGAGGGAGGACAAAGGGGTGGACACGCCCCGATGGGAGGGGACCGCTCCCCAGAAGGACGAGGTGGAGATGACCCTgctgtgctccttggaaaaggAGCTCAGGGGCCACGCCGTCAGCGAGAGCGTGGGGACGGACGGCCTTTTCGTCGACGTGGGGACGCAGACGTAcgccttcccctcctccccgttCCGGGCGGGCGCCTCGCTGGCGGACGTGGTGGCCGACCGGGCCCCGGGCCTGCACCTGCAGATCCAGGCCGAGAGTGTGACCCGGAGGCACAACAGGTCCACCTCGGCCTTCACCTTCCTCTGCGGCCACGCCTTCCGCCGGGACGAGTTCCCCGCCCACTTCAGGAACGCGCACTCCGACATCCAGTCCTGCCTGAGCGGCTGGTTCGAGCAGCGCTGCCCCCTGGCGTACCTGGGCTGCACCTACAGCCAGAAGAGGTTCCGGCCCGCCAGCCACGGGGCCACGGTCACGTACGACCCGGACGCCGGCGCGTTCAACCTCCGGCCGGACGTCCCGACCACGCTGCCCGAGGACCCGAAGGACGGCCGTCCCGACAGGAAGGGAAGCGCCCGAAACCCGGAGTCCCTCGGCGACCTGCCCTTCGAGATCCTGCGCCACGTCGCGGGCTTCCTGGACGGCTTCAGCCTGTCCCAGCTGGCCCGGACCTCCCGGCTGCTGCGGGACGTCTGTGCCACCCTCCTGCAGGAGAGGGGCATGGTGTCCCTCAGGTGGGAGAGGAGCACGGACTCCCACGGGGGCTCCAGCTGGAGGTGCAGACAGAAG gTGTGGCAGTTCAGCAGCCTCTTCTCCCCCGTGGAGCGGTGGACCTTCGACCGAACGCCCTCGATGTCCGAGCACCTGAAGGCCTGCCCCTTCTACCGGACCGAGGAGAGGAGCGAACCCTTCGCCCTGGTCGGCCTGTCCGACCGCCAGGAGCAGGACGGGGAGCAGAAGAGTCTCGTCCGCACGCTCCTGGCAAACAGACGGCATCGGCCCTGA